The following nucleotide sequence is from Kineobactrum salinum.
AGATCACCAGCATCGCAAAGAAGAACGTCGCAACCAGCGAGCCGCCCTCGGTCTTGAACTGACGGCTCTGGCCCGAATAGTCCAGGCTGTATTCGCGGGTCAGCACCTCGCCGGCAATCGACTCCAGCGTCCCCAGCGCTGCGCCCAGCGGCACACCGGGGCGCGGCACACCGCTCAGGGTGACCGAGTTCAGCTGCTGGAAACTCTGCAGCGAGCGCGGCACCACCTCTTCCTCCAGCGTAACCAGTGTACTCAGCGGAATCAGCTTGCCGCTCGCGGTGCGGGTGTAATAGTTGTAAAGATCATCGGGATTCAGGCGCTGGTCGCGGCGAATCTGCGGGATCACCTTGTAGGAGCGGTCCTGCATCGCGAAGCGGTTGACGAAGGCGCCGGACAGCAACGCCCCGACATCATTGCTCAGCGTGTCCATGGCGACGCCGAGCAGGGCCGCCTTGTCGCGATCGATGAGGATGCGCTGGCGCGGCTGGTCGATCCGCAGATTCTGGTCGATGAAAATGAACTGGCCACTTGCCTGCGCGCGGCGCAGTACCTCGCGGGCACTGTCATGAAGGAGCGGGTAGTCCAGCGTACTCTTGATCACCAACTCCACCGGCAGGGCGCCGGGGGATGGCAATGGCGGCGGATTGACTGCTGTCATTTGCAGCCCCGCAATAGTGTTGAGTGCCGGCTGTATCGTTTCATTGAGCACCTGCGAGGTGCTGCGGCCGCGTTCCTCCCAGGGCGCGAAAATGAAACCGCCCATGGCGCCGCTGCTGCCGCTCCCGTCGACGCCCTGCCCATTGAACAGGAAGTTGATGTCGATTTCCGGTGTTTCGCGGGTGATATGGTCTACTTGGGCCGTGAACCTTTCCAGGTAGTCCAGGGTGACGTAAGGGTCGGCATCACCCATGAAGAAAACGAAGCCGGAATCCTCCTCCGGTGCCAGCTCCGATGGCGAACGGACAAACAGGAAATAGCAGGAAACCAGAATGATCGCGCCGAACAGCATCACGCCGCCGCGATCATCCAGTACCCGATCGAGGTCGCGCTGGTACATCCGGCCCAACGCCTCGAAGCGGGCATCCAGCCAGCGTTCCAGCCGGTTGCTGCTGTCCCCGGCATCGGCCGACAGCAGTTTAGCGCACATCATCGGCGACAGGGTCAGCGCCACCACGCCCGAGATCAGCACGGCACCTGCCAGCGTGAACGCGAATTCGGTAAACAGGGTGCCGGTGAGGCCACCGATAAAGCCTATGGGCAGGTACACGGCGACCAGCGTTGTGGTCATTGCGACGATGGGCCAGGCCAGCTCACGGGCACCCTTGAGAGAAGCCTCCATGGGCGACAGGCCGTGCTCGATATGCCGGTGAATGTTCTCGAGCACGATGATGGCGTCGTCCACAACAATACCGATGGCCAGCACGATGGCCAGCAGTGTCAGCAAATTGATGCTGAAGCCCATCAACAACATCAGGAACAGGCCGCCTACCAGCGACAATGGCACCGCCACGGCCGGAATCAACACCGAGCGCATCGAACCGAGAAACAGGAAAATCACCACGATCACAATGAGCATGGCTTCAATGATCGTGGCCTGCACATCATCGATCGCATTTTCAATATAGATTGTGGCATCGTAGTTGATATCACCTTCGATGCCTTGCGGCAGGCGCGGTTCGATCTCGTTGTCGAACACCTCCCGCACCCTGGCGATCACCTCAAGCGCGTTGGCGTCAGTGGCGACGTTGATCGGCACATATACCGCTTCCTGGCCGATAAACGTACTGGATACCGAGTAACCCTCGTTCCCCAGTTCCACCTCGGCCACATCACGCAGCCGCACGATGGCACCGTCCTTCTGACGCAGGACCAGATCCCTGAACTGTTCCACGTCCTTCAGGTCGGTGTCCGCCTTGAAGCCCATCTGCACCATGTTGCCCTTGGTGGAGCCCACCGCCGAGAGCACATTGTTTGACCCCAGCGCCGCACGTATATCACTGGCGGTGACGTTGAGCGCCGCCATCCTTTGCTGATCGAGCCAGACGCGCATCGCGAAGATGCCTGTGGTGTCAGCGCTGGCGCGCTGAACCCCCGGCAGGGTCGACAGCTTGGGTTCGACCTCACGGATCACATAGTCTGCCAAGCGATTGACCGCCAGCACATCGCTGTAGAAGGAGATGTACATCGTTGCGATCTGCTCGCCCACAGCGAGATTGATGACGGGATCCTCGGATTCCCGGGGCAGCTCGTTGCGCAGCTTGTTGACCTTGGTGACCACCTGGGTCAGAACCTGGTCCGGATCAGCACCCATGCGGACATACGCGGAGATGGTGCTGAGACCGGGGCTGCTGTTGGAGGTGAGATAATCGATGTCTTCCGCCGTCGCTATTTCCCGCTCCAGCGGGGTGGTGATGAAGCCCTTGATCAGCTCGGCATCGGCGCCCGTGTAGGTGGTGGCCACTGTAATCACGGCATTCTCGATGAACGGATACTGCCGCACATTGAGCTCCGTCGCCGCGCGCAGCCCCAGCAGCAGCAGAAACAGGCTGACCACGCTGGCCAGCACTGGCTTGCGGATAAAAATATCGGTAAATGCCATGGTCAACCGTTAGCCGGTGTCGGCTGTTGTTCAGTGGTCGGGGTAACCGAGTTGTCGATACGTACCGGCGCGCCCGAGCCGAGTTTGAGCAGACCGCTGGTGGCGACAGTTTCGCCCGCCTCCAGGCCCTCGAGTACGGCGACCATGTCGCCGCGATTGGCGCCCAGGGTCACGAAGCGCTGGGACACTGTCTGCTGGCCGCCCTGGTCCTCCACCACATACACAAAATTGCCATAGGGACGGTAGGAAACGGCGGTGCCCGGCACGATGACCTGTGTCTGCGGCTCGCCCAGAGGCAGCGAAAGGCGCGCGAACATGCCAGGTTTCAGTGCCTGCTCGGGATTATCCAGCGTAGCCTGAACCGCGAAGTTGCGCGTATCGGGGTCCACCGAAGGCGCCACCGCGTTGATCACGCCCGGATAAAGGGTGCCGTCCAGCGCCTGCACGCGCACCTCGACCGGCATGCCTTCCCGCACGCGGTCACTGTAACGATCCGGCAGCGTGAAATTTACATACAGGCGCTGCAGCGCCTGCAGGTCGACAATAGTATCGCCCGCGACCACGTAGTCCCCCACGTTGTAGCGCCGGATACCGAGAGCGCCTGCAAACGGGGCACGCAGTTTTTTCTGTTCAATGCGCTCTCTCTGCGCCGCCGCCTGCGCCCGCGCCTGATCCAGCTCCGCGGCGCGCCGGTCCAACTCTGCCTCGGAGATGTTGCGCTCGTTCACCAGCGAGCTGGCCCGCTGCAATTCCAGCCGCGCCAGTTCTGCGGCGGCTTCCAGTGCCTCCAGCTCGGCGCGGTCCGGGGCCGTGCGCAGGTCCAGGATCACATCCCCCTCCGCCACCGTGGCCCCGTTTTCAAAATGGACAGCTTCAACGATACCGGCGATTTCGGTGGCCAGCTCCGCCCCCCGGATCGACGCCAGGGTAGCCACCGTATCCACGGTGGGCTGCCAGCGCGCGGTTCCCGCCTCGGTGGCGCTGATGGTGACAGTCGGCCGCGGCTGGTTGTCCATGGACTGATTCATCATCCTGCTGCCATACCATTGCATCGCGAACAGGCCGCCGAACACCAACAGCGCTGCCAACAGGATGACCCACATGCGTGGTCCCACTATGAACTTCTTCATCGTCTTCCAACGGTAATTTCGGGATGGATATGCTGCGCCTCACAGACTCCACAGCGACAGCGCGCGCGGCGAACATCATACCCGGTTCCGCGCAAGACCCCAATACTGACCTTTGCCAGGACTTCCTTCGTCAGGCCATCACGCCACTGATCTCATTGGCGATACAGCAGATCCATGTAGTCACGGGCCACATCGTCCCACCGAAAGCGCTGCGCCGCGGCGCGTTTACGCAGGGCCTGCCACTGCTTCGGGTGGCGGGCATGCAGCTGCAGCGCTTCAGCAAAGCGTTGCAGCAGTTGCTCTAGCTGTTGTTGTTCGCCGTCACCGCCGAAGCAAAAGCCGGTAACACCGTCCTGCACGGTGTCGGCAAGGCCGCCCACTGCGTGGACCAGGCAGGGCTGGCCGGCACGCATCGCCAGCATCTGGCTGATGCCGCAGGGTTCGAAGGAACTGGGCATCAGGAACAGCTGGCCGCTGCGGTAGATCGGCTCGGACAGGGCTTCGGAAAAACCGCACAGGAACAGGAAGTTGTCGCGCCGGGCACTGATCTCAGTGAAAAACTGTTCCAGCGCCGGGTCACCACTGCCCAGCATCAACAGGAGACCGTCGGGACCCAGACGGTCCAGCAATACATCGATAGCGCTGCGGCCAGCGGACAGCGGGGCCTGCAGCAGTCGCACTTTCTGGTCGGTCAGCCGCCCCACTGAGGTCACCAGCGGGGCCGGCCGGACGGACTGGGCCTGCAGCAATGCGGCGACCTTGCGCCGGGCCAGTTGGTGACTGGCATGCGGTGCATCCTCTGCCCAGCGCGCCAGCTCTGCCTGGACCAACCGCAACAGCCGCCTGAAACCCGGTGCCCGGCCAACTGCCGCCGGATATTCACAGCCGTTCAGAATGCCGGCCAGGCGCCCTGCGCCGGCGGCCTCACGCAGGTCCGCCTGCAGACCTTCGCCGGCGCTGTGCTGGATCTCCCGGGCGTAGGTGGGCGAAACCGCGTGCACCTTGTCGCAGAGCCTGATACCGGCCCGCATGGGATTGAAGCAGTCGCCGTAGCGGGGGTCGACGATCGCCTCGTGATCCCAGCTCAGATCGGGATACCAGGCCCGCAGCGAGGACTCGTCGTGATCAAGCGGCCGTATGCCCTGCAGCGCCAGGTTGTGGATGGTGTAGACGTAGCGCAGTCCGGCCAGTTTGCCGCAGGCCGGGTCGAAGCGCACCAGCAGCGCCAGCAACGCACTGTGCCAGTCATGCAGGTGCACGACATCCGGCCTGGAAACATGGCCTGCCAACAGGCACTCCAGCACCGCACGGCAGAACAGTGCGAATTTGCTGGCATCGGTGGCGAAGGGGCGCTCGGGCGGGTCATCACAGTAGATCCTGCCGGCGCCACAGGGAGCGAAGCCCGGGTGTTCCAGCACCAGCTGGGTGACCCCAGGCCGCCGTGGGTCGTCAGCCAGCCGCCACAGCACCACGGCTTCGCGCCCCTGCCGGAACGGCGTCACCACTTCGACCAGCCGCTGCGCCCCCGGCTGCAGCGAAAAGTGCTGGTAGCCGGGGGTCAGCACCGTCACCCGGCACCCCTTCGCGGCAAGCGCAGCGGGCAGATCCCGGATCACGTCGCCCATGCCGCCCACCTTGCCACCGGGCAGGGCACCATTCTCGGCGGCCACCATCAGGACGTTCATGCTTGCGGAAGCCAGGCTGCGATGCTCAGGTGATCACATCGGGCTGCTGGCGCCCGAGTTGGCGACGGATGCCGGCGAGCTCGTCAGCCGCGGCGATCAGGCTGGCCAGCGCTTTCTGCGGGTCCTGCTCCAGCAGCGCCGGATCCCGCTGGTAGCAGTCGTGGTAGACCCGCAGGGTGGCGCCGGAGGTGCCGGTGCCGGACAGACGGAACACGATTCTGGCGCCGTCCTCGAACAGGATACGCAAGCCCTGGCCGGCGCTGACACTGCCATCCACCGGATCGCTGTAGCAGAAATCATCGGCGCTGTGAACGGTGTGTCCGTGGTAGCTGCGACCGGCCAGCGCCGGCAGTTGCTGGCGCAGTGCTGCCATCACCTCCTCCGCCTGTTCGGCCGGCAGCGCCTCGTAATCGTGTCGGGTGAAATAATCGCGGCCGTAGCGCTGCCAGTGCTCGCGCAGGATGGTGCGCGCGGGCTTGCTGAGTTCCGCCACCAGGTTGAGCCAGAACAGCACTGCCCACAGCCCATCCTTCTCGCGCACATGGCTGGAACCGGTGCCGAAGCTCTCCTCGCCGCAGAGGGTGATACGGCCGGCGTCCATCAGGTTGCCGAAGAACTTCCAGCCAGTGGGTGTCTCGAAACAGGGAATGTCCAGTTCGGCCGCCACCCGGTCCACCGCACGGCTGGTGGGCATGGAGCGGGCGACGCCGGCCAGTCCGTCCGCGTAGGCGGGGATTCGCCGGGCATTGGCCGCCATGATCGCGAGGGAGTCACAGGGATTGATGAAGATGCCGCTGCCCAGCACCATATTGCGGTCACCATCGCCGTCGGAGGCGGCGCCAAAGGCCAGCGGCGCATCGCTGTTCATCCGTGCCACCAGTTCGGTGGCATGGGCGAGGTTGGGGTCGGGGTGGCCGCCACCGAAATCCTCCAGCGGCCGGCCATTGATCACAGTGCCGGCCGGCGCGCCCAGGCGGTGCTCCAGGATCTCCACCGCGTACGGACCGGTGACCGCGTGCATCGCGTCATAGCACATGTGGAAGCGCTTGTGGCCCAGCAGTGCGGCGATCTTGGGAAAATCGAATATCGAGGCCATCAGTTCGGCATAGTCCTCGACCGGATCGATGATCTCTACCGTGGTGTTGTGCAGCTGATGCGAGCCGCTGCGGTCCAGATCAATATCGGGACTGTTGCAAAGCAGATAGTGATCGATGCGGGTGCTGGCCTCATGGATGGCCGCGGTAACGGACTCGGAGGCTGGACCACCGTTGGCGCCATTGAACTTGATACCAAAGTCGCCGTCCGGGCCGCCGGGATTGTGGCTGGCAGACAGTACGATGCCGCCA
It contains:
- a CDS encoding efflux RND transporter permease subunit — its product is MAFTDIFIRKPVLASVVSLFLLLLGLRAATELNVRQYPFIENAVITVATTYTGADAELIKGFITTPLEREIATAEDIDYLTSNSSPGLSTISAYVRMGADPDQVLTQVVTKVNKLRNELPRESEDPVINLAVGEQIATMYISFYSDVLAVNRLADYVIREVEPKLSTLPGVQRASADTTGIFAMRVWLDQQRMAALNVTASDIRAALGSNNVLSAVGSTKGNMVQMGFKADTDLKDVEQFRDLVLRQKDGAIVRLRDVAEVELGNEGYSVSSTFIGQEAVYVPINVATDANALEVIARVREVFDNEIEPRLPQGIEGDINYDATIYIENAIDDVQATIIEAMLIVIVVIFLFLGSMRSVLIPAVAVPLSLVGGLFLMLLMGFSINLLTLLAIVLAIGIVVDDAIIVLENIHRHIEHGLSPMEASLKGARELAWPIVAMTTTLVAVYLPIGFIGGLTGTLFTEFAFTLAGAVLISGVVALTLSPMMCAKLLSADAGDSSNRLERWLDARFEALGRMYQRDLDRVLDDRGGVMLFGAIILVSCYFLFVRSPSELAPEEDSGFVFFMGDADPYVTLDYLERFTAQVDHITRETPEIDINFLFNGQGVDGSGSSGAMGGFIFAPWEERGRSTSQVLNETIQPALNTIAGLQMTAVNPPPLPSPGALPVELVIKSTLDYPLLHDSAREVLRRAQASGQFIFIDQNLRIDQPRQRILIDRDKAALLGVAMDTLSNDVGALLSGAFVNRFAMQDRSYKVIPQIRRDQRLNPDDLYNYYTRTASGKLIPLSTLVTLEEEVVPRSLQSFQQLNSVTLSGVPRPGVPLGAALGTLESIAGEVLTREYSLDYSGQSRQFKTEGGSLVATFFFAMLVIYLVLAAQFESFRDPFIMLVTVPMSISGALLCLNVLALFQVNGATLNIYTQVGLVTLIGVISKHGILIVEFANRLQEEGMSKRQAIEEAASVRLRPVLMTTAALVLAMVPLLLADGPGAAARFSMGLVIASGMVIGTLFTLYVLPAVYMYLGRDVSARRAEGVLESG
- a CDS encoding alpha-D-glucose phosphate-specific phosphoglucomutase, with translation MTLETVSTRPIAGQKPGTSGLRKKVAEFARPHYLANFVQSIFNALGDCAGRSLVVGGDGRYYNRQALQLILRLAAGNGFARVLVGRGGLLSTPAASCVIRKYGLDGGIVLSASHNPGGPDGDFGIKFNGANGGPASESVTAAIHEASTRIDHYLLCNSPDIDLDRSGSHQLHNTTVEIIDPVEDYAELMASIFDFPKIAALLGHKRFHMCYDAMHAVTGPYAVEILEHRLGAPAGTVINGRPLEDFGGGHPDPNLAHATELVARMNSDAPLAFGAASDGDGDRNMVLGSGIFINPCDSLAIMAANARRIPAYADGLAGVARSMPTSRAVDRVAAELDIPCFETPTGWKFFGNLMDAGRITLCGEESFGTGSSHVREKDGLWAVLFWLNLVAELSKPARTILREHWQRYGRDYFTRHDYEALPAEQAEEVMAALRQQLPALAGRSYHGHTVHSADDFCYSDPVDGSVSAGQGLRILFEDGARIVFRLSGTGTSGATLRVYHDCYQRDPALLEQDPQKALASLIAAADELAGIRRQLGRQQPDVIT
- a CDS encoding efflux RND transporter periplasmic adaptor subunit, which gives rise to MKKFIVGPRMWVILLAALLVFGGLFAMQWYGSRMMNQSMDNQPRPTVTISATEAGTARWQPTVDTVATLASIRGAELATEIAGIVEAVHFENGATVAEGDVILDLRTAPDRAELEALEAAAELARLELQRASSLVNERNISEAELDRRAAELDQARAQAAAQRERIEQKKLRAPFAGALGIRRYNVGDYVVAGDTIVDLQALQRLYVNFTLPDRYSDRVREGMPVEVRVQALDGTLYPGVINAVAPSVDPDTRNFAVQATLDNPEQALKPGMFARLSLPLGEPQTQVIVPGTAVSYRPYGNFVYVVEDQGGQQTVSQRFVTLGANRGDMVAVLEGLEAGETVATSGLLKLGSGAPVRIDNSVTPTTEQQPTPANG
- a CDS encoding glycogen synthase → MNVLMVAAENGALPGGKVGGMGDVIRDLPAALAAKGCRVTVLTPGYQHFSLQPGAQRLVEVVTPFRQGREAVVLWRLADDPRRPGVTQLVLEHPGFAPCGAGRIYCDDPPERPFATDASKFALFCRAVLECLLAGHVSRPDVVHLHDWHSALLALLVRFDPACGKLAGLRYVYTIHNLALQGIRPLDHDESSLRAWYPDLSWDHEAIVDPRYGDCFNPMRAGIRLCDKVHAVSPTYAREIQHSAGEGLQADLREAAGAGRLAGILNGCEYPAAVGRAPGFRRLLRLVQAELARWAEDAPHASHQLARRKVAALLQAQSVRPAPLVTSVGRLTDQKVRLLQAPLSAGRSAIDVLLDRLGPDGLLLMLGSGDPALEQFFTEISARRDNFLFLCGFSEALSEPIYRSGQLFLMPSSFEPCGISQMLAMRAGQPCLVHAVGGLADTVQDGVTGFCFGGDGEQQQLEQLLQRFAEALQLHARHPKQWQALRKRAAAQRFRWDDVARDYMDLLYRQ